One window of the Lactobacillus sp. PV034 genome contains the following:
- a CDS encoding 2-hydroxymuconate tautomerase: MPFVHVELIKGRSEEQLTNLMKDITEVVHKDTGAPKEHIHVIINELTHHTYGNNGEWKA; encoded by the coding sequence ATGCCATTTGTACATGTAGAATTAATTAAGGGCCGTAGTGAGGAACAATTAACTAATTTGATGAAGGATATTACTGAAGTTGTTCATAAGGATACTGGAGCACCAAAAGAACATATTCATGTAATTATCAATGAATTAACCCACCATACCTATGGCAATAATGGGGAATGGAAGGCTTAA
- a CDS encoding alpha-hydroxy-acid oxidizing protein, producing the protein MNKEIDTATGASKHHLEEIKETPVNSPWPGPKGMIPVTSGQAEDANVHNRAYLDNILVEMRIIDAVEPKLETEFFGRKYASPINLAAVSHLNKVLEDKSRKPMQEKARAAKNLNVLNWIGMESDAEYRDIVSEGKDSVRIIKPFADHERIFNEIKVAQETGAVAVGIDIDHVPGTNGKYDVVDGIELGPITQVDLAKYAAFADVPFVAKGVLSVQDALKARDAGCSAIVVSHHHGRLPFGVPPLQVLPQIKEALGNSKVTIFVDGSLMSGYDAYKALALGADGVLIGRAILRELLDHGTAAVEDKVVKMNEELSELMMYTGVKNTTSFDPNVLHFN; encoded by the coding sequence ATGAATAAAGAAATTGATACTGCAACTGGAGCATCGAAACATCATCTTGAAGAAATAAAAGAGACTCCTGTGAATAGTCCCTGGCCTGGCCCTAAGGGGATGATTCCAGTAACAAGTGGCCAAGCAGAAGATGCTAATGTGCATAATCGGGCTTACTTAGATAATATTTTGGTAGAAATGCGCATTATTGATGCTGTCGAACCTAAGTTAGAAACTGAATTTTTTGGTAGAAAATATGCTTCGCCAATCAATTTAGCTGCAGTTTCTCATTTAAATAAGGTTTTGGAAGATAAAAGTCGTAAACCAATGCAAGAAAAAGCTCGTGCGGCTAAAAATTTGAATGTTTTGAATTGGATTGGCATGGAATCTGATGCTGAGTATCGTGATATTGTAAGTGAAGGCAAAGATAGTGTCCGTATTATTAAGCCTTTTGCTGACCATGAAAGAATTTTTAATGAAATAAAAGTTGCACAAGAAACTGGAGCTGTTGCGGTAGGAATTGATATTGATCATGTCCCTGGCACAAATGGTAAATATGATGTCGTTGATGGCATTGAGCTTGGTCCGATCACTCAAGTTGATTTAGCTAAGTATGCTGCTTTTGCTGATGTTCCTTTTGTTGCTAAAGGAGTTTTATCAGTTCAAGATGCGTTAAAAGCGCGTGATGCTGGTTGTAGTGCAATTGTTGTTTCTCATCATCATGGACGTTTGCCTTTTGGTGTACCACCATTGCAAGTATTGCCACAGATCAAAGAAGCTCTTGGGAATAGCAAAGTAACTATTTTTGTTGATGGCTCATTAATGAGTGGTTATGATGCTTATAAAGCTTTAGCACTTGGCGCTGATGGTGTTCTCATTGGAAGGGCAATTTTGCGGGAATTACTTGATCATGGTACAGCTGCAGTAGAAGATAAAGTGGTTAAAATGAATGAAGAGCTTAGTGAGTTAATGATGTATACTGGTGTAAAAAATACGACTAGTTTTGATCCTAATGTCCTTCATTTTAATTAA
- a CDS encoding APC family permease, protein MDKSKLHKISLFSAVMLALNSLIGSGWLFGAGSAAKIAGPAAILSWILGGAIIIIIALTYIELGSMFPESGGMSKYAQYSHGPLLGFIAAWANWISLITLVPMEAVAAVQYMSSWPWRWANWTSQFMKNGVITTPGLLVVFLFMLVFTLINFWSVKLMTHFTNLISVFKVLLPTLTIIVLLCSGFHPGNFGHDVHSFMPYGSRSIFEATSVAGIIMSYDAFQTVINMGGELKNPRKNIVRGVLISMLLTAAIYIMLQVTFIGAIDPKMLAQSGWKGVNFSSPFADIAILLGINWLVILLYLDAFVSPFGTGVAFVATASRAIAAMTHTKHLPKWLGHLDCRYMVPRFAMILDFFLAMILVSVFRNWNLLATVITAATLIAYLTGPVTVISLRKIAPNLERPFKPNWMKWVAPLGFVLTSLAIYWTMWPTTIQVIFVIILGLPIYLYYEIRYQHSSLKKQLKGFWWMLGYLVFISVMSYVGSTGFGGQDWIKYPWDFLLIIIASYLFYSWGIKSRLAKVEPAAIKVNKRVKNR, encoded by the coding sequence ATGGATAAAAGTAAGCTACATAAAATAAGTCTTTTTTCAGCTGTCATGCTAGCTCTGAATTCTTTAATTGGTTCTGGTTGGCTCTTTGGGGCAGGTTCAGCCGCCAAAATTGCAGGGCCAGCGGCAATCCTTTCTTGGATACTTGGTGGGGCAATTATTATTATTATTGCTCTCACTTATATTGAATTAGGTTCAATGTTCCCTGAAAGTGGTGGGATGAGTAAATATGCCCAGTATAGTCATGGACCATTATTAGGCTTTATCGCTGCCTGGGCTAATTGGATTTCGCTAATTACATTAGTGCCAATGGAAGCAGTAGCGGCAGTTCAATATATGAGTTCATGGCCTTGGAGATGGGCAAACTGGACCAGTCAATTTATGAAAAATGGCGTAATTACGACTCCAGGACTATTAGTAGTATTTTTATTCATGTTGGTTTTTACTCTGATCAATTTTTGGTCAGTAAAATTAATGACTCACTTTACTAACCTAATTTCAGTTTTTAAAGTTTTATTACCAACACTAACAATTATTGTTTTATTGTGTAGTGGTTTTCACCCGGGTAACTTTGGTCATGATGTTCATAGTTTTATGCCTTATGGCAGTCGCTCTATTTTTGAAGCAACTTCAGTAGCCGGGATTATTATGTCTTATGATGCCTTCCAAACTGTAATTAATATGGGTGGAGAATTAAAAAATCCACGTAAAAATATTGTTCGTGGGGTATTAATTTCAATGCTACTTACAGCAGCAATTTATATTATGTTACAAGTGACTTTTATTGGTGCAATTGATCCGAAAATGTTAGCTCAGAGTGGTTGGAAGGGAGTTAACTTTTCTTCACCATTTGCCGATATTGCTATTTTACTCGGCATTAATTGGTTAGTAATTTTACTTTACTTAGATGCCTTTGTTTCACCGTTTGGTACGGGAGTTGCCTTTGTGGCTACAGCTTCGCGTGCGATTGCGGCGATGACTCATACTAAGCATTTGCCAAAATGGTTAGGACACTTAGATTGTCGTTATATGGTGCCAAGATTTGCGATGATATTAGACTTTTTCTTAGCGATGATTTTGGTAAGCGTCTTTAGGAATTGGAATTTATTAGCGACTGTAATCACGGCAGCGACCCTAATTGCATATTTAACTGGTCCTGTAACCGTAATTTCTTTACGAAAAATTGCACCGAATTTAGAACGTCCCTTCAAACCAAATTGGATGAAGTGGGTAGCACCGCTGGGCTTTGTTTTGACCAGTTTAGCAATTTATTGGACAATGTGGCCAACAACAATTCAAGTAATTTTTGTAATTATTTTGGGCTTACCAATTTATCTTTATTATGAAATTCGTTATCAGCATTCATCTCTTAAAAAACAACTTAAAGGATTTTGGTGGATGTTAGGTTATTTAGTCTTTATTTCTGTCATGTCATATGTAGGAAGTACAGGCTTTGGTGGTCAAGATTGGATCAAATATCCTTGGGACTTCTTGCTGATTATTATTGCTTCATACCTATTTTATAGCTGGGGAATTAAATCTCGTCTTGCCAAGGTAGAACCTGCAGCAATTAAAGTCAATAAACGTGTTAAAAATAGATAA
- the pgmB gene encoding beta-phosphoglucomutase — MKFEDLKGFAFDLDGVIADTARFHGQAWSDVAKEVGTEWTPKLAADLKGVSRMDSLELILKAGGHENDYSQAEKEALAAEKNNNYLKLVDTLTPADILPGIKDFLDELKAKNYKIALASASKNAPKILKQLQLTDYFEGIVNPADLKKGKPDPEIYLEAAKSIGLKPDQVAGIEDAQAGIASINAAGELSIGIGESLKNADIKFADTSELTLAAIKAALTK, encoded by the coding sequence ATGAAATTTGAAGATCTTAAAGGTTTTGCTTTTGACTTAGATGGAGTCATTGCTGATACTGCACGTTTTCATGGTCAAGCATGGAGTGATGTGGCTAAAGAAGTGGGGACTGAATGGACTCCAAAACTAGCAGCTGATTTAAAGGGTGTTAGCCGCATGGATTCTTTAGAATTAATTCTTAAAGCTGGCGGCCACGAAAATGACTATTCGCAAGCTGAAAAAGAAGCCTTAGCAGCAGAAAAGAATAATAACTACCTTAAGTTAGTCGACACCTTAACCCCAGCCGATATTTTACCTGGAATCAAGGACTTTTTAGATGAATTAAAGGCTAAGAATTATAAAATTGCTTTGGCTTCTGCATCCAAGAATGCACCTAAGATTTTAAAGCAATTACAATTAACTGATTACTTTGAGGGAATTGTTAACCCTGCTGATTTAAAGAAGGGTAAACCAGATCCTGAAATTTATCTTGAAGCTGCTAAATCAATTGGCTTAAAGCCCGATCAAGTTGCAGGAATTGAAGATGCCCAAGCAGGAATTGCTTCAATTAATGCAGCCGGTGAATTATCAATTGGAATTGGCGAAAGTCTTAAGAATGCTGATATTAAATTTGCTGATACAAGTGAATTAACTTTAGCTGCAATTAAGGCTGCTTTGACTAAATAA
- a CDS encoding SLC45 family MFS transporter, whose translation MDQQEKTTGLPTLSKEMIWMINFGFLGVQIAFTLQSSQMSRIFQTIGADPNSLGWFFILPPLAGLIVQPIIGSLSDRTWLPKLGGRRLPYLLLGTIVAVIVMILLPNAGSFGFGYGSLAALWFGAITVALLDLSSNVAMQPFKMMVGDMVNDNQKSYAYGIQSFLSNTGAVLAAIFPFVLTYFGVSNVAKKGVVPQSVIISFYVGAAILIVTTLFSVFRVHEYDPATYAKYHGITEADNKEGGNWFTLLRHAPKAFWTVTLVQFFCWFAFQYLWTYSVGAIAKNVWHTTDVTTAGYQQAGNWYGVLAAVQSVAAVIWSFVLAKVPNKYHKLGYAGSLVAGAVGFISIFFITNQWLLIISYALVGISWAAINTYPLTIVTNALSGKHMGTYLGLFNGSICLPQIVASLLSFVLFPLLGGSQVHMFIAGAIAMVLAAISVGAIRETYVE comes from the coding sequence ATGGATCAGCAAGAAAAAACTACTGGTTTACCAACGCTTTCTAAAGAAATGATCTGGATGATTAACTTTGGTTTCTTAGGTGTACAAATTGCCTTTACTTTACAAAGTTCACAAATGAGTAGAATTTTCCAAACTATTGGTGCAGACCCTAATAGTTTGGGATGGTTCTTTATTTTACCACCACTAGCAGGTTTGATTGTGCAACCAATTATTGGTTCATTATCAGATCGTACCTGGTTACCCAAATTAGGTGGTCGTCGTTTACCTTATCTTTTATTGGGAACAATTGTTGCAGTAATTGTTATGATCTTATTGCCAAATGCAGGTAGCTTTGGCTTTGGTTATGGTTCACTTGCAGCATTGTGGTTTGGTGCGATAACGGTTGCCTTACTTGACTTATCATCAAATGTGGCAATGCAACCTTTCAAGATGATGGTTGGTGACATGGTTAATGATAACCAAAAGAGTTATGCTTACGGTATTCAAAGTTTCTTATCAAATACAGGTGCTGTTTTAGCAGCTATTTTCCCATTTGTATTAACTTACTTTGGTGTTTCTAACGTTGCCAAAAAGGGTGTTGTACCACAATCAGTTATTATTTCGTTCTATGTTGGTGCAGCTATTTTAATTGTGACTACCTTATTTAGTGTTTTCCGCGTTCATGAATATGATCCTGCAACTTATGCAAAATATCATGGTATTACTGAAGCAGATAACAAAGAGGGCGGTAACTGGTTTACCTTATTACGTCACGCTCCTAAAGCATTCTGGACTGTTACTTTAGTTCAATTCTTCTGCTGGTTTGCTTTCCAATACCTTTGGACTTATTCAGTTGGTGCGATTGCTAAGAATGTATGGCACACTACAGATGTAACCACTGCTGGTTACCAACAAGCTGGTAACTGGTACGGTGTTTTGGCAGCTGTTCAATCAGTTGCAGCAGTTATTTGGTCATTTGTGTTAGCTAAAGTACCTAACAAGTACCACAAGCTTGGTTATGCTGGAAGTTTAGTTGCTGGCGCAGTTGGTTTTATTTCAATCTTCTTTATTACTAACCAATGGCTTTTAATTATTTCTTATGCATTAGTTGGTATTTCATGGGCTGCAATTAACACTTACCCATTAACTATTGTTACTAACGCTTTATCAGGTAAACACATGGGAACTTACTTAGGTTTATTTAACGGTTCAATTTGTTTACCACAAATCGTAGCTTCATTACTCAGCTTTGTTTTATTCCCATTACTTGGTGGGTCTCAAGTTCACATGTTCATCGCTGGCGCAATTGCAATGGTTTTAGCTGCAATTTCAGTTGGTGCAATTCGTGAGACATATGTTGAGTAA
- a CDS encoding glycoside hydrolase family 65 protein, with the protein MKQTFEIAPWHVTTTKWSPEDKRIQESITSLANENLGMRGFFEEGYSGDTLEGVYLGGVWFPDKTRVGWWKNGYPQYFGKMINAVNFMKVIIKVNGEQLDLAKQTPADFKLDLDMKQGIFTRSFTVEIGGAKLGFSFERFVSVTQKELVGQRIKINNLGNSEAKIEISSMIDADVYNEDANYDEQFWNILDKKADGDHAELVSMTKKNDFGTPRFTVGMKSTTKTDLSHKEDRVNEKSVENIFEGTIAAGQEAEFEKRTIVATSRDFESESAITNYLDELSSALDSESFDDLLAPHIKEWARRWEKSDVEIDGDEGAQQGIRFNLFQLFSTYYGQDYRLNISPKGFTGEKYGGATYWDTEAYCIPVYLGVANPEVARNLLMYRYKQLDGAFINAQRQGLDGALFPMVTFNGIECHNEWEITFEEIHRNGDIAYAIYLYTNYTGDRSYVLHEGAEVLTEISRFWADRVHYSQAKNKYMLHAVTGPDEYDNNVNNDWYTNLLCRWTLQYTLDILDQVDPEVAEKLNVTEDEKRKWKGIVDNMYLPYDPEKKIFPENDGFMDKDLTPVSEIPSDQLPLNQHWSWDKILRSPYVKQGDVIQGLWDFIDDFSKEEKKRNFDFYEQFTVHESSLSASVYSIIAADVGYEDKAVELYERSARLDLDNYNNDTADGLHITSMTGSWLDIVQGFAGMRVRNGELHYAPFLPKKWNSYKFRQNFRDRILEVKVDKNGTDIKLISGDPITIDLAGKKLELK; encoded by the coding sequence ATGAAACAAACATTTGAGATTGCTCCATGGCATGTTACAACTACTAAGTGGAGTCCTGAAGATAAGCGTATTCAAGAATCTATCACTAGTTTAGCTAATGAAAATTTGGGAATGCGTGGCTTCTTTGAAGAAGGTTATTCTGGTGATACCTTAGAAGGGGTTTACCTTGGAGGTGTTTGGTTCCCAGATAAAACTCGTGTTGGTTGGTGGAAGAATGGTTATCCGCAATATTTTGGTAAGATGATCAACGCTGTTAACTTTATGAAGGTAATTATTAAAGTTAATGGTGAACAACTTGATCTTGCAAAGCAAACTCCAGCTGACTTCAAGCTTGATTTAGACATGAAGCAAGGTATTTTTACTAGATCCTTTACTGTTGAAATTGGTGGCGCAAAACTAGGTTTTAGTTTTGAACGTTTTGTTAGTGTTACTCAAAAGGAATTAGTTGGTCAACGTATTAAGATCAACAATTTAGGTAATAGTGAAGCTAAAATTGAAATTTCCAGCATGATTGATGCTGATGTTTACAACGAAGATGCTAACTATGATGAACAATTCTGGAATATTTTAGATAAAAAGGCTGATGGCGATCATGCTGAATTAGTTTCAATGACTAAGAAGAATGACTTTGGCACTCCTCGCTTTACTGTAGGTATGAAGTCAACTACTAAGACTGATTTAAGCCATAAAGAAGATCGCGTAAATGAAAAGTCAGTCGAAAATATTTTTGAAGGAACTATTGCTGCAGGTCAAGAAGCAGAATTTGAGAAGCGTACTATTGTTGCAACTTCAAGAGATTTTGAATCTGAATCAGCTATTACTAACTACCTTGATGAATTAAGTAGTGCATTAGATAGCGAAAGCTTTGACGATTTACTTGCTCCTCATATTAAAGAATGGGCTAGACGGTGGGAAAAATCAGATGTTGAAATTGATGGTGATGAAGGTGCCCAACAAGGGATCCGTTTCAACTTATTCCAACTCTTCTCAACTTACTATGGTCAAGATTACCGCTTGAATATTAGTCCAAAGGGCTTTACCGGTGAAAAATACGGTGGTGCTACTTACTGGGACACTGAAGCTTACTGTATTCCTGTTTACTTGGGTGTCGCAAACCCAGAAGTTGCACGTAACCTCTTAATGTATCGTTATAAGCAACTAGATGGTGCTTTCATTAATGCTCAACGCCAAGGTTTAGACGGAGCTTTATTCCCAATGGTTACTTTCAATGGGATTGAATGTCATAATGAATGGGAAATTACTTTTGAAGAAATCCACCGTAATGGTGATATTGCTTATGCAATCTACCTTTACACTAATTACACCGGTGACCGTTCATACGTTCTTCATGAAGGTGCAGAAGTTTTAACTGAAATTTCTCGTTTCTGGGCCGACCGTGTTCATTATTCACAAGCAAAGAACAAGTACATGCTTCATGCTGTAACTGGTCCAGATGAATATGATAACAACGTTAACAATGACTGGTACACTAACTTACTTTGCCGCTGGACACTTCAATACACTTTAGATATTCTTGATCAAGTTGATCCAGAAGTAGCTGAAAAATTAAACGTTACTGAAGATGAAAAACGTAAGTGGAAGGGTATTGTTGATAACATGTACCTTCCATACGATCCAGAAAAGAAGATCTTCCCTGAAAATGATGGCTTCATGGATAAGGATTTAACTCCAGTTTCAGAAATTCCAAGTGATCAATTACCATTGAACCAACACTGGTCATGGGATAAGATCTTACGTTCACCATATGTAAAACAAGGTGATGTTATCCAAGGTCTTTGGGACTTTATTGATGATTTCAGTAAAGAAGAAAAGAAGCGTAACTTTGACTTCTATGAACAATTTACTGTTCATGAATCAAGTTTATCTGCTTCAGTTTACTCAATTATTGCTGCTGATGTTGGTTATGAAGATAAAGCGGTTGAACTATATGAACGTTCAGCTCGTCTTGACTTAGACAACTACAACAATGATACTGCCGATGGATTACACATTACTTCAATGACTGGTAGCTGGCTTGATATTGTCCAAGGTTTTGCTGGTATGCGTGTACGTAATGGTGAATTGCATTATGCACCATTCTTACCTAAGAAGTGGAATTCTTACAAGTTCCGTCAAAACTTCCGTGATCGCATCTTAGAAGTTAAAGTTGATAAGAACGGTACTGATATTAAGTTGATTTCTGGTGATCCAATCACAATTGATTTAGCCGGTAAAAAACTTGAATTAAAGTAA
- a CDS encoding YitT family protein, producing MPNKLKKRSWMRWIVFLIALEIIAISINFFYGPINIAAGGSTGISILVDAVWGINRSITVFVVNVLMLILAAIFLGKTTTKNIALGSFILPVLMEITPSFKVTNNDLLAVIYGGALMGLGVSLLYRVNASSGGTTIPPMILKKYFFINPAISLLCIDMIIIFLNIFVDGLNAFFLAAFSQLVTAITMNFAEAGFDRKYQVRIMSNNDFEEIKQMLMKNYTGLTLYNVVGGYSEEDKQQILIVVDTRDYGPLISKIHEIDPNAFIITDTVVSVHGGKWGL from the coding sequence ATGCCAAATAAACTAAAAAAACGTTCTTGGATGAGGTGGATTGTATTTTTAATTGCACTTGAGATTATTGCAATTTCAATTAACTTTTTCTATGGTCCAATCAATATTGCAGCTGGGGGTTCAACTGGGATCTCAATCTTAGTTGATGCTGTTTGGGGAATTAACCGTTCAATTACAGTTTTTGTGGTTAATGTATTAATGCTAATCTTAGCAGCAATTTTTTTAGGAAAAACTACTACTAAAAATATCGCTCTAGGTAGCTTTATTCTACCTGTGCTAATGGAGATCACGCCCAGTTTTAAGGTTACTAATAATGATTTACTTGCCGTAATATACGGTGGAGCTTTGATGGGGCTAGGGGTCTCGCTGCTATATCGTGTTAATGCGTCAAGTGGTGGGACCACGATCCCACCGATGATTTTAAAGAAATACTTCTTTATTAATCCAGCTATTTCGCTTTTATGCATTGATATGATAATCATTTTCCTTAATATTTTTGTCGATGGCTTAAATGCTTTTTTCTTAGCAGCATTCTCTCAACTCGTAACAGCAATTACTATGAACTTTGCTGAAGCCGGCTTTGATCGGAAATATCAAGTTAGAATCATGAGCAATAATGATTTTGAGGAAATAAAGCAAATGCTGATGAAGAATTATACCGGTTTAACGCTTTACAATGTAGTTGGTGGCTACTCAGAAGAAGATAAACAGCAAATTTTAATCGTAGTTGATACCCGTGATTATGGTCCTTTAATTAGTAAAATTCATGAAATTGATCCCAATGCTTTTATCATTACTGACACGGTAGTAAGTGTCCATGGAGGTAAGTGGGGCTTATAA
- the rplU gene encoding 50S ribosomal protein L21, translating into MYAIIKTGGKQYKVAEGDSIFVEKLEVEPGEKVTFDEVILVNDGKSTKIGTPVVDGAKVVAKVDKQGKEKKVVTFKYKPKKHSHTKYGHRQPYTKVTVESIEA; encoded by the coding sequence ATGTACGCAATTATTAAAACCGGTGGTAAGCAATACAAGGTCGCTGAAGGTGACAGCATTTTCGTTGAAAAGCTTGAAGTTGAACCAGGCGAAAAGGTAACCTTTGATGAAGTTATCCTTGTAAATGATGGGAAGTCAACTAAGATTGGTACTCCAGTTGTTGATGGTGCTAAGGTTGTTGCTAAAGTTGACAAGCAAGGTAAGGAAAAGAAAGTTGTAACTTTCAAGTACAAGCCTAAGAAGCACTCACATACTAAGTATGGTCACCGTCAACCTTACACTAAGGTTACTGTTGAAAGCATCGAAGCTTAA
- a CDS encoding aldose epimerase family protein yields the protein MQVYENDFGKVNDKQVTRYTIENDHGVRISVLNYGGIWQEYSIPTAKGNFNLLLAGNSMADYLRAGYSIGQLIGPVANRTKNAEFQIDGKTFYLQKNEGKNNIHSGDQGWQNQFWDTEAKVFKDRGQIVLHRNFAPDDDGFPANTDIDIVYSLDNLDQVTIDLYGQSDAPTLFNPTSHTYWNLSDTDKTIEGQKLTINSNYHLAVDHEKLPTGKLLTNESIGYDFKAGACLKETLAAMNQTPEKGYDDFFVVKPSSTYAHDPIAILQDPKSGREMRMYSDRNALIMFSANGLPDDAPLNHQGNWSALALEAQNLPDATDFPEFGDITLRPLAPVHHRIRYEIKY from the coding sequence ATGCAAGTATATGAAAATGATTTTGGTAAAGTCAATGATAAACAAGTTACACGCTACACCATTGAAAATGACCATGGTGTAAGAATAAGTGTCTTAAATTATGGTGGCATTTGGCAAGAATATTCAATTCCTACTGCTAAAGGCAATTTTAATTTGCTACTAGCGGGAAATTCAATGGCTGATTATTTAAGAGCGGGCTACAGTATCGGTCAATTAATCGGACCAGTTGCTAACCGCACCAAAAATGCCGAGTTTCAAATTGATGGCAAGACTTTTTACCTGCAAAAAAATGAAGGCAAGAATAATATTCATAGTGGTGATCAAGGCTGGCAAAACCAATTTTGGGATACCGAAGCTAAAGTGTTTAAAGACCGTGGTCAAATAGTTTTACATCGTAATTTTGCTCCTGACGATGATGGTTTTCCAGCCAATACAGATATTGACATTGTTTACTCTTTAGACAATTTGGATCAAGTAACAATTGATCTTTACGGTCAAAGTGATGCTCCAACTCTTTTCAATCCAACTAGTCATACTTACTGGAATCTGAGTGATACCGATAAAACCATTGAAGGTCAAAAGTTAACCATCAATTCAAATTATCATTTAGCAGTAGATCATGAAAAATTACCAACTGGTAAATTACTTACTAATGAAAGTATCGGTTATGATTTTAAAGCAGGTGCTTGCTTAAAAGAAACTCTGGCAGCAATGAATCAAACTCCGGAAAAGGGTTACGACGACTTCTTTGTGGTTAAACCTAGTTCAACTTACGCCCATGATCCAATTGCAATATTGCAAGATCCAAAATCTGGACGGGAAATGAGAATGTATTCTGATCGCAATGCTTTGATTATGTTCTCAGCCAACGGTTTACCAGATGATGCTCCTCTTAATCATCAAGGAAACTGGAGTGCGCTAGCTTTAGAAGCTCAGAATTTGCCCGATGCGACAGATTTCCCTGAATTTGGTGATATTACTTTAAGACCACTTGCTCCAGTCCACCACCGAATTCGTTACGAAATTAAATATTAA